The following are encoded in a window of Mycolicibacterium tusciae JS617 genomic DNA:
- a CDS encoding DNA repair helicase XPB produces MTDGPLIVQSDKTVLLEVDHEQAGAARAAIAPFAELERAPEHIHTYRITPLALWNARAAGHDAEQVVDALVSFSRYAVPQPLLVDIVDTMARYGRLQLVKSPVHGLTLVSLDRAVLEEVLRNKKIAPMLGMRIDDDTVQVHNSERGRVKQMLLKIGWPAEDLAGYVDGEKHPISLAQDGWHLRDYQEMATDSFWQGGSGVVVLPCGAGKTLVGAAAMAKASATTLILVTNTVAGRQWKRELISRTSLTEDEIGEYSGEKKEIRPVTIATYQVITRRTKGEYRHLELFDSRDWGLIIYDEVHLLPAPVFRMTADLQSRRRLGLTATLIREDGREGDVFSLIGPKRYDAPWKDIEAQGWIAPAECIEVRVTMTDNERMLYAVAEPDERYKLCSTVHSKIAVVKSILEKHKGDQTLVIGAYLDQIDELGRELNAPVIQGSTKTAEREALYDEFRRGEIPTLVVSKVANFSIDLPEANVAVQVSGTFGSRQEEAQRLGRLLRPKADGGGAIFYSVVSRDSLDAEYAAHRQRFLAEQGYGYIIKDADDLLGPAI; encoded by the coding sequence GTGACCGACGGACCCCTGATCGTGCAGTCCGATAAGACCGTGCTGCTCGAAGTCGACCATGAGCAGGCCGGCGCGGCGAGAGCCGCGATCGCACCGTTCGCCGAACTCGAGCGTGCGCCCGAGCACATCCACACCTACCGCATCACTCCGCTCGCGTTGTGGAACGCCCGTGCCGCCGGTCACGACGCGGAGCAGGTCGTCGACGCGCTGGTGTCGTTCTCGCGGTACGCGGTGCCGCAGCCGCTGCTCGTCGACATCGTCGACACCATGGCGCGCTACGGGCGCCTGCAGCTGGTCAAGTCTCCGGTACACGGCCTGACGCTGGTGAGCCTGGACCGCGCGGTGCTCGAGGAAGTGCTGCGAAACAAGAAGATCGCACCGATGCTCGGCATGCGCATCGACGACGACACCGTCCAGGTGCACAACAGTGAGCGCGGCCGGGTCAAGCAAATGCTGCTCAAGATCGGTTGGCCCGCAGAGGATCTCGCCGGGTATGTGGACGGCGAGAAGCATCCGATCAGCCTCGCGCAGGACGGCTGGCACCTGCGCGATTACCAGGAGATGGCCACCGACTCGTTCTGGCAGGGCGGATCCGGTGTCGTGGTGCTGCCGTGCGGCGCGGGCAAGACACTGGTCGGCGCGGCGGCGATGGCCAAGGCATCGGCGACCACGCTGATCCTGGTCACCAATACGGTGGCGGGCAGGCAGTGGAAACGCGAGTTGATCAGCCGAACATCGTTGACCGAGGACGAGATCGGGGAGTATTCCGGCGAGAAGAAGGAAATCCGCCCGGTCACCATCGCCACCTACCAGGTGATCACCCGCCGTACCAAGGGCGAATACCGGCACCTCGAACTGTTTGACAGCCGCGATTGGGGCCTGATCATCTACGACGAGGTGCACCTGCTGCCCGCGCCCGTGTTCCGGATGACCGCTGACCTGCAGTCGCGGCGCCGGCTGGGCCTGACCGCGACCTTGATCCGGGAGGACGGGCGCGAGGGTGACGTGTTCTCGCTGATCGGACCGAAGCGGTATGACGCGCCATGGAAGGACATCGAGGCCCAAGGATGGATCGCGCCGGCTGAATGTATCGAGGTGCGGGTCACGATGACCGACAACGAGCGGATGCTCTACGCCGTCGCCGAGCCCGACGAGCGGTACAAGCTGTGCTCGACGGTGCACTCCAAGATCGCGGTGGTGAAGTCGATTCTGGAGAAGCACAAGGGCGACCAGACCCTGGTGATCGGCGCATACCTCGACCAGATCGACGAGCTCGGACGCGAGCTGAACGCCCCGGTGATCCAGGGGTCGACCAAGACCGCCGAGCGCGAGGCCCTGTACGACGAGTTCCGACGCGGCGAGATCCCGACGCTCGTGGTGTCCAAGGTCGCCAACTTCTCCATTGACCTACCGGAAGCCAACGTGGCCGTGCAGGTTTCGGGCACCTTCGGATCGCGACAGGAAGAGGCGCAGCGGCTGGGCCGGCTGCTGAGGCCCAAGGCCGACGGCGGCGGCGCGATCTTCTATTCCGTGGTCTCGCGTGACAGCCTCGACGCCGAGTACGCCGCGCACCGTCAGCGCTTCCTCGCCGAGCAGGGCTACGGGTACATCATCAAGGACGCCGACGATCTGCTGGGCCCGGCGATCTAG
- a CDS encoding LLM class F420-dependent oxidoreductase, which yields MRFGLFIPQGWRLDLVDIPPDQQWPVMRDLATYADQSSIAGSAGGGAWDSLWVYDHFHTVPVPTDEATHEAWSLMSAYAATTSRIKLGQMCTAMGYRNPVYLAKVAATADIISGGRVQMGIGGGWYEHEWKAYGYGFPSAGVRLGKLDEGVRIMRDAWRDGRVSLDGKHYQVDGAIVAPKPLQDGGPPMWIAGGGEKVTLRIAAKYAQYTNFTSEPDGFAHKSQILAEHCRSVGTDYDSIVRSANFNAVIGTSESDVKERVARLRARQVAKADESAIDAMLSTVSAPESASGTTEQVVEKLRRIRELGCEYAIMYFPEAAYDRTGIELFEREVIPALA from the coding sequence ATGCGCTTTGGACTGTTCATCCCGCAGGGCTGGCGACTCGATCTCGTTGACATTCCGCCGGATCAGCAGTGGCCGGTCATGCGGGACCTGGCTACGTACGCCGATCAGAGCTCGATTGCCGGCTCGGCCGGCGGCGGCGCGTGGGATTCGCTGTGGGTGTACGACCACTTCCACACCGTGCCGGTGCCGACGGACGAGGCGACGCACGAGGCGTGGTCGCTGATGTCGGCCTACGCCGCAACCACATCGCGGATCAAGCTCGGCCAGATGTGTACCGCGATGGGCTACCGCAACCCGGTCTATCTGGCCAAGGTGGCCGCGACGGCGGACATCATCTCGGGGGGCCGGGTGCAGATGGGTATCGGCGGCGGTTGGTACGAGCACGAATGGAAGGCATACGGCTACGGGTTTCCGTCAGCCGGCGTTCGGCTCGGCAAGCTCGACGAGGGCGTCCGGATCATGCGCGACGCCTGGCGCGACGGGCGGGTCAGCCTCGACGGCAAGCACTATCAAGTCGACGGTGCGATCGTCGCTCCGAAGCCGTTGCAAGACGGCGGACCACCGATGTGGATCGCAGGCGGTGGTGAGAAGGTGACGTTGCGCATCGCCGCGAAGTACGCGCAGTACACCAACTTCACGTCCGAGCCCGACGGTTTCGCTCACAAGTCGCAGATCCTGGCCGAGCACTGTCGGTCCGTCGGCACCGACTACGACTCGATTGTCCGGTCGGCCAACTTCAACGCCGTGATCGGCACGTCGGAGAGCGACGTGAAGGAGCGCGTCGCGCGGCTGCGTGCCCGGCAGGTCGCCAAGGCCGACGAATCCGCCATCGACGCCATGCTCAGCACCGTCAGCGCACCTGAATCGGCAAGTGGCACGACGGAGCAGGTCGTCGAGAAACTAAGGCGCATACGCGAACTCGGCTGCGAATACGCGATCATGTACTTTCCGGAAGCCGCGTACGACCGCACCGGCATCGAGCTGTTCGAGCGCGAGGTCATTCCCGCGCTGGCTTAG
- a CDS encoding cupin domain-containing protein codes for MEKISLTALAREHLETARAATSGRSAHTVYGGHEHSLRQTLMALRAGSKLDDHESPGEATLQVLHGRVRVTNSSSGWEGSPGDHIILPRERHGLNAIEDSVVLLTVSKPVGPHT; via the coding sequence ATGGAGAAGATCTCCCTCACGGCCCTCGCACGTGAGCATTTGGAAACTGCCAGGGCGGCCACCAGTGGTCGCAGCGCGCATACGGTCTATGGCGGCCACGAGCACTCGTTGCGGCAGACCTTGATGGCGTTGAGGGCGGGCAGCAAGCTCGATGATCATGAGAGCCCCGGCGAGGCCACGCTTCAGGTGCTGCACGGCAGGGTGCGGGTGACCAATTCATCGTCGGGATGGGAGGGTTCGCCAGGTGACCACATCATCCTGCCGCGCGAGCGGCACGGCCTGAACGCGATCGAAGATTCGGTGGTCCTACTGACCGTCTCGAAACCCGTTGGGCCGCATACCTAG